A DNA window from Syntrophorhabdaceae bacterium contains the following coding sequences:
- a CDS encoding response regulator — MSFRILIADDEPLIRIDLRELLEGIGHEVIAEAVDGREALELIKVKNPDVVVLDIKMPRLNGIDVARKVADRYPVIILTAYSERHLVEQARDAGVMAYLTKPFQGASLSPAIELAVRHFVEKSALSERITRLKEELETRKLVERAKGLLMQKEHLKEEQAFRRMQKISMDKNIPIKEVAQAIITMMG; from the coding sequence ATGAGCTTCCGGATATTGATTGCGGATGACGAGCCCCTTATCAGGATCGACCTGAGGGAGCTTCTCGAAGGGATAGGTCATGAAGTGATTGCCGAGGCGGTCGACGGGAGAGAGGCCCTGGAGCTGATCAAGGTCAAGAATCCTGACGTGGTCGTTCTCGATATCAAGATGCCCCGGCTGAACGGGATAGACGTGGCGAGAAAGGTGGCAGACCGCTACCCCGTGATCATTTTGACCGCCTATTCGGAACGTCACCTCGTGGAGCAGGCGAGGGATGCGGGGGTGATGGCCTATCTCACCAAACCCTTTCAGGGCGCGAGCCTGTCTCCGGCCATCGAGCTTGCAGTGCGCCATTTCGTGGAGAAGTCGGCCCTGTCGGAGAGGATTACGAGGCTCAAGGAGGAGCTGGAGACCCGAAAGCTGGTGGAGCGGGCGAAAGGCCTCCTCATGCAAAAGGAGCACCTGAAAGAGGAGCAGGCCTTCAGGAGGATGCAGAAGATCAGCATGGACAAGAATATCCCGATCAAAGAGGTAGCCCAGGCAATAATCACCATGATGGGGTAG